The following proteins come from a genomic window of Canis lupus dingo isolate Sandy chromosome 20, ASM325472v2, whole genome shotgun sequence:
- the R3HDM4 gene encoding R3H domain-containing protein 4 translates to MVALENPEGSLEEAAAAVGSPPGGQRTLPLPGCLPALAGSQVKRLSASKRKQHFINQAVRNSDLVPKAKGRKSLQRLENTQYLLTLLETDGGTAGLDDGDLAPPAAPGIFAEACSNETYVEVWNDFMNCSGEEQERVLRYLEDEGKSKARRRGPGRGEDRRREDPAYTPRDCFQRISRRLRAVLKRSRIPMATLETWEERLLRFFSVSPQAVYTAMLDNSFERLLLHAVCQYMDLISASADLEGKRQMRVSNRHLDFLPPGLLLSAYLEQRS, encoded by the exons ATGGTCGCGCTGGAGAACCCGGAGGGCAGCttggaggaggcggcggcggcggtgggaAGCCCCCCGGGCGGGCAGCGGACGCT GCCCCTTCCGGGCTGCCTGCCCGCTCTGGCTGGCTCCCAGGTGAAGAGGCTGTCAGCCTCCAAGCGGAAGCAGCACTTCATCAACCAGGCTGTGCGGAACTCAGACCTCGTGCCCAAGGCCAAGGGGCGGAAGAGCCTCCAGCGCCTAGAGAACA CCCAGTACCTCCTAACCCTGCTGGAGACAGACGGGGGCACAGCTGGCCTGGACGATGGGGACCTGGCCCCCCCGGCAGCACCCGGCATCTTCGCAGAGGCCTGCAGCAATGAGACCTACGTGGAG GTCTGGAATGACTTCATGAACTGCTCCGGGGAGGAGCAGGAAAGGGTTCTCCGCTACCTGGAGGATGAGGGCAAGAGCAAGGCGCGGAGGAGGGGGCCTGGCCGCGGGGAGGACCGCAGGAGAG AGGACCCAGCCTACACGCCCCGCGACTGCTTCCAGCGCATCAGCCGGCGTCTGAGAGCCGTCCTCAAGCGGAGCCGCATCCCCATG GCAACGCTGGAGACCTGGGAGGAGCGGTTGCTGAGGTTCTTTTCTGTGTCCCCCCAGGCCGTGTACACGGCCATGCTGGACAACAG CTTTGAGCGGCTCCTGCTTCACGCCGTCTGCCAGTACATGGACCTCATCTCAGCCA GCGCGGACCTGGAAGGCAAGAGGCAGATGAGGGTCAGCAACCGGCACCTGGACTTCCTGCCGCCCGGGCTGCTCCTGTCCGCGTACCTGGAGCAGCGGAGCTGA
- the MED16 gene encoding mediator of RNA polymerase II transcription subunit 16: MDLAYVCEWERWPKSTHCPSVPLACAWSCRNLIAFTTDLRNDDQDLTRMIHILDTEHPWDVHSVNSEHSEAITCLEWDQSGSRLLSADADGQIKCWSMADHLANSWESHVGSLVEGDPIVALSWLHNGVKLALHVEKSGASSFGEKFSRVKFSPSLTLFGGKPMEGWIAVTVSGLVTVSLLKPSGQVLTSTESLCRLRGRVALADIAFTGGGNIVVATADGSSASPVQFYKVCVSVVSEKCRIDTEILPSLFMRCTTDLNRKDKFPAITHLKFLARDMSEQVLLCASSQTSSIVECWSLRKEGLPVNNVFQQISPVVGDKQPMILKWRILSATNDLDRVSAVALPKLPISLTNTDLKVASDTQFYPGLGLALAFHDGSVHIVHRLSLQSMAVFYSSAAPRAADEPAIKRPRTAGPAVHFKAMQLSWTSLALVGIDNHGKLSMLRISPSMGHTLDVSLALRHLLFLLEYCMVTGYDWWDTLLHVQPGMVQSLVEKLHEEYTRQNAALQQVLSTRILAMKASLCKLSPCTVARVCDYHAKLFLVAVSSTLKSLLRPHFLNTPDKSPGDRLTEVCTKITDADIDKVMINLKTEEFVLDMNTLQALQQLLQWVGDFVLYLLASLPNQGSPLRPGHSFLRDGTSLGMLRELMVVIRIWGLLKPSCLPVYTATSDTQDSMSLLFRLLTKLWICCRDEGPTSEPDEALVDECCLLPSQLLIPSLDWLPVSDGLVSRLQPKQPLRLHFGKAPTLPTSASTLQLDGLIRAPGQPKIDHLRRLHLGAYPTEECKTCTRCGCVTMLRSPNKTTAVKQWEQRWIKNCVCGGLWRRVPLSYP; encoded by the exons ATGGATCTGGCCTACGTGTGCGAGTGGGAGAGGTGGCCCAAGAGTACCCACTGCCCGTCAGTGCCCCTGGCCTGTGCCTGGTCCTGCCGCAACCTCATCGCCTTCACCACTGACCTGCGGAACGACGACCAGG ACCTCACCCGCATGATCCACATCCTGGACACGGAACACCCCTGGGATGTGCACTCCGTCAACTCAGAGCACAGCGAGGCTATCACCTGCCTCGAGTGGGACCAGTCAG GCTCCCGGCTCCTGTCGGCTGATGCTGACGGGCAGATCAAGTGCTGGAGCATGGCGGACCACCTGGCCAACAGCTGGGAAAGCCACGTGGGCAGCCTGGTGGAGGGTGACCCCATCGTGGCCCTGTCCTGGCTGCACAATGGCGTGAAGTTGGCGCTGCACGTGGAAAAG tCAGGGGCCTCCAGCTTTGGTGAGAAATTTTCCCGCGTCAAATTCTCGCCATCCCTCACGCTGTTTGGCGGCAAGCCTATGGAGGGCTGGATCGCCGTGACCGTCAGCGGCCTGGTCACCGTGTCCCTGCTCAAGCCCAGCGGGCAGGTGCTAACGTCAACGGAGAGTCTGTGCCGGCTGCGCGGCCGTGTGGCCCTGGCTGACATCGCCTTCACGGGTGGTGGCAACATCGTGGTGGCCACTGCGGACGGCAGCAGCGCCTCCCCCGTGCAGTTCTACAAGGTGTGCGTGAGCGTGGTCAGCGAGAAGTGCCGCATCGACACCGAGATCCTCCCGTCGCTCTTCATGCGCTGCACCACGGACCTCAACCGCAAGGACAAGTTCCCCGCCATCACCCACCTCAAGTTCCTGGCCCGCGACATGTCGGAGCAG gtgctcctgtgtgCGTCCAGCCAGACAAGCAGCATCGTGGAGTGTTGGTCCTTGCGGAAGGAGGGGCTGCCTGTGAACAACGTGTTCCAGCAGATCTCACCCGTGG TTGGCGACAAACAGCCCATGATTCTGAAGTGGCGGATCCTGTCCGCCACCAACGACCTGGACCGCGTGTCTGCCGTGGCGCTGCCTAAGCTGCCCATCTCGCTCACCAACACTGACCTGAAGGTGGCCAGCGACACCCAGTTCTACCCCGGCCTCG GGCTGGCCCTGGCCTTTCACGACGGCAGCGTCCACATCGTGCACCGGCTGTCGCTGCAGAGCATGGCTGTCTTCTACAGCTCAGCGGCCCCACGCGCCGCGGACGAGCCGGCCATCAAGCGCCCACGGACCGCCGGCCCCGCCGTCCACTTCAAGGCCATGCAGCTCTCCTGGACCTCTCTGGCCCTGGTCGGCATCGACAACCACGGGAAG CTGAGCATGCTCCGCATCTCGCCGTCCATGGGCCACACGCTGGACGTGAGCCTGGCCCTGCGGCACCTGCTCTTCCTGCTGGAGTACTGCATGGTGACCGGCTACGACTGGTGGGACACGCTGCTGCACGTGCAGCCCGGCATGGTGCAGAGCCTGGTGGAGAAGCTGCACGAGGAGTACACGCGCCAGAACGCGGCCCTGCAGCAG GTCCTGTCCACCCGGATCCTGGCCATGAAGGCCTCCCTGTGCAAGCTGTCGCCCTGCACGGTGGCCCGCGTGTGCGACTATCACGCCAAGCTCTTCCTCGTGGCTGTCAGCTCCACGCTCAAGTCACTCCTGCGCCCTCACTTCCTCAACACACCTGACAAGAGCCCCGGCGACCGGCTGACGGAGGTCTGCACCAAGATCACTGACGCCG ACATCGACAAGGTCATGATCAACCTGAAGACGGAGGAGTTTGTCCTGGACATGAACACGCTCCAGGCGCTGCAGCAGCTGCTGCAGTGGGTGGGGGACTTCGTGCTCTACTTATTGGCCAGCCTGCCCAACCAG GGCTCCCCGCTGCGGCCGGGACACAGCTTCCTGCGGGACGGCACCTCGCTGGGCATGCTGCGCGAGCTGATGGTGGTCATCCGCATCTGGGGTCTGCTGAAGCCCAGCTGCCTGCCCGTGTACACGGCCACCTCGGACACCCAGGATAGCATGTCCCTGCTCTTCCGCCTGCTGACCAAGCTCTGGATCTGCT GCCGTGACGAGGGCCCCACGAGCGAGCCGGACGAAGCGCTTGTGGACGAGTGCTGCCTGCTGCCCAGCCAGCTGCTCATTCCCAGCCTGGACTGGCTCCCCGTCAGCGACGGGCTGGtcagccgcctgcagcccaagcaGCCCCTGCGCCTGCACTTCGGCAAGGCGCCCACTCTGCCCACCAGCGCCAGCACCCTGCAGCTGGACGGCCTCATCAG GGCGCCAGGCCAGCCCAAGATCGACCACCTACGGAGGCTGCACCTGGGCGCCTACCCCACAGAAGAGTGCAAGACCTGCACCAG GTGCGGCTGCGTCACCATGCTCAGGTCGCCCAATAAGACGACGGCCGTCAAGCAGTGGGAACAGAGGTGGATCAAGAACTGCGTGTGTGGGGGTCTCTGGCGGCGGGTGCCCCTCAGCTACCCTTGA
- the CFD gene encoding complement factor D: MAPRLGPVPLVPLVLLGAALCAAQPRGRILGGSEAESHARPYMASVQVDGKHVCGGFLVSERWVLSAAHCLEDVADGKVRVLLGAHSLSQPEPSKRWYDVLRAVPHPDSRRDTIEHDLLLLQLSEDAELGPAVQPLRWQREDRDVAAGTRCDVAGWGVVSHTGRRPDRLQHLILPVLDRATCNLRTYHDGTITERMMCAESNRRDSCKGDSGGPLVCGGVAEAVVTSGSRVCGNRKKPGIYTRVASYAAWIDGVMAGGAAA, translated from the exons ATGGCCCCCCGCCTCGGCCCGGTGCCCCTGGTGCCCCTGGTGCTGCTAGGAGCCGCCCTGTGTG ccGCGCAGCCTCGTGGGCGCATCCTGGGCGGGAGCGAGGCCGAGTCCCACGCGCGGCCCTACATGGCGTCGGTGCAGGTGGACGGCAAGCACGTGTGCGGCGGCTTCCTGGTGTCGGAGCGCTGGGTGCTGAGCGCGGCGCACTGCCTGGAGGACGT GGCCGACGGGAAGGTGCGGGTGCTCCTGGGCGCGCACTCCCTGTCGCAGCCGGAGCCGTCCAAGCGCTGGTACGACGTGCTGCGGGCGGTGCCCCACCCCGACAGCCGGCGCGACACCATCGAGCACGACCTCCTCCTGCTGCAG CTGTCCGAGGACGCCGAGCTGGGCCCCGCCGTGCAGCCCCTGCGCTGGCAGCGCGAGGACCGCGACGTGGCGGCCGGGACGCGCTGCGACGTGGCGGGCTGGGGCGTGGTCAGCCACACGGGCCGCCGGCCCGACCGCCTGCAGCACCTGATCCTGCCGGTGCTCGACCGCGCCACCTGCAACCTGCGCACGTACCACGACGGCACCATCACGGAGCGCATGATGTGCGCGGAGAGCAACCGCCGGGACAGCTGCAAG GGCGACTCCGGGGGCCCGCTGGTGTGCGGCGGCGTGGCCGAGGCCGTGGTCACCTCGGGCTCGCGCGTGTGCGGCAACCGCAAGAAGCCCGGCATCTACACGCGCGTGGCGAGCTACGCGGCCTGGATCGACGGCGTGATGGCCGGGGGCGCGGCCGCCTGA